Proteins from one Nitratidesulfovibrio sp. genomic window:
- a CDS encoding FliI/YscN family ATPase produces MSGLDPAACLRLLGEVQAMQTYGKVTKVVGLVAEGCGIKAPLGAVCHMLPEGCDSGLAGGAGRQGAAPDPATCEGIAAEVVGFRDGSLLFMPYGDLRGIRPGSLIRNTSLPPVFPVGDALLGRAFDAFGAPLDSGVHVATSGVAPLYASPPNPLARPRISDPLDVGVRVINSLLTLGKGQRVGIMAGSGVGKSTLMGMMARYTVADVNVIGLIGERGREVVEFMEKDLGPEGMARSVVIVATSDQSPLVRMRAAYAATAVAEHFRDQGKDVLLMMDSVTRFAMAAREVGLAVGEPPTTKGYTPTVFAQLPKLLERAGRSEKGTITGIYTVLVDGDDFNEPIADAVRSILDGHIVLTRDLADMGHFPAIDVLRSISRLRSDICAKNVVDAGRVITRHLATFRKAEDMINIGAYAQGSNPDIDKAIAMNGPINAFLRQDVTDAAPLADSFAQLQGLAAG; encoded by the coding sequence CTGTCCGGGCTCGATCCTGCCGCCTGCCTGCGCCTGCTGGGCGAGGTGCAGGCCATGCAGACCTACGGCAAGGTCACCAAGGTGGTGGGCCTGGTTGCCGAAGGCTGCGGCATAAAGGCCCCGCTGGGCGCGGTGTGCCACATGCTGCCCGAAGGGTGCGATTCCGGCCTTGCGGGCGGCGCCGGGCGGCAAGGGGCCGCGCCGGACCCCGCGACATGCGAAGGCATTGCCGCCGAGGTGGTGGGCTTTCGCGACGGCAGCCTGCTGTTCATGCCCTATGGCGACCTGCGCGGCATCCGCCCCGGCAGTCTCATCCGCAACACCAGCCTGCCCCCCGTTTTTCCCGTGGGCGATGCCCTGCTGGGCCGCGCCTTCGACGCCTTTGGCGCGCCGCTGGACAGCGGCGTCCACGTGGCCACCAGCGGCGTGGCCCCCCTGTACGCCTCGCCCCCCAACCCGCTGGCCCGGCCCCGCATTTCCGACCCGCTGGACGTGGGCGTGCGCGTCATCAACAGCCTGCTCACCCTGGGCAAGGGGCAGCGCGTGGGCATCATGGCCGGGTCGGGCGTCGGCAAATCGACGCTCATGGGCATGATGGCCCGGTACACCGTGGCCGACGTGAACGTCATCGGCCTCATCGGCGAACGCGGCCGCGAGGTGGTGGAGTTCATGGAAAAGGACCTGGGGCCGGAAGGCATGGCCCGGTCCGTGGTCATAGTGGCCACGTCCGACCAGTCGCCCCTGGTGCGCATGCGCGCCGCCTATGCCGCCACCGCCGTGGCCGAACATTTCCGCGACCAGGGCAAGGACGTGCTGCTGATGATGGATTCGGTGACGCGCTTCGCCATGGCCGCGCGCGAGGTGGGACTGGCCGTGGGTGAACCGCCCACGACCAAGGGGTACACCCCCACCGTGTTCGCCCAGCTGCCCAAGCTGCTGGAACGCGCGGGCCGCAGCGAAAAGGGCACCATCACCGGCATCTACACCGTGCTCGTGGACGGTGACGACTTCAACGAACCCATCGCCGACGCGGTGCGCTCCATCCTGGACGGGCACATCGTGCTTACCCGCGACCTGGCCGACATGGGCCATTTTCCCGCCATCGACGTGCTGCGCTCCATCAGCCGACTGCGCAGCGACATCTGCGCCAAGAACGTGGTGGACGCGGGCCGCGTGATCACCCGGCACCTGGCCACCTTCCGCAAGGCCGAGGACATGATCAACATCGGTGCCTACGCACAGGGCAGCAACCCGGACATCGACAAGGCCATCGCCATGAACGGTCCCATCAATGCCTTTCTGCGCCAGGACGTGACCGATGCCGCGCCGCTGGCCGATTCGTTCGCGCAGTTGCAAGGGTTGGCCGCTGGGTAG
- a CDS encoding phosphatase PAP2 family protein, with translation MLHIFDTPFPWDIEWLLRVNVDWRNTALDLLMPLVSSTLLLWVAIAACAALYLVRTGKAGLRPLLALLLVVGIAAGLADASSNVFKKTTDRVRPLKALPLVHYRDGGEWKQNPADFEQRKNKGDSFVSAHAANTMAVAVALYALLPGLGAACAARRGNGAPASPAGPDAASPRPASRLLHLTFLLPLVVGYSRLYLGKHYPSDVLGGWLVGLLAGYAAVWAWRLATGQRRPA, from the coding sequence ATGCTGCACATCTTCGACACCCCTTTCCCGTGGGACATCGAGTGGCTGCTGCGCGTCAACGTGGACTGGCGCAACACGGCGCTCGACCTGCTGATGCCGCTCGTCTCCAGCACCCTGCTGCTGTGGGTGGCCATTGCCGCCTGCGCGGCCCTGTACCTGGTCCGCACCGGCAAGGCCGGACTGCGGCCACTGCTGGCCCTGCTGCTGGTGGTGGGCATTGCCGCCGGGCTGGCCGATGCATCCAGCAACGTGTTCAAGAAGACCACCGACCGGGTGCGCCCGCTGAAGGCCCTGCCGCTGGTGCACTACCGCGACGGCGGGGAGTGGAAACAGAACCCCGCAGACTTCGAACAGCGCAAGAACAAGGGCGACTCCTTCGTTTCGGCCCATGCGGCCAACACCATGGCCGTGGCCGTGGCCCTGTACGCCCTGCTGCCGGGCCTGGGCGCGGCCTGCGCCGCCCGACGCGGGAACGGCGCCCCGGCCTCACCAGCCGGTCCGGACGCGGCCTCCCCGCGCCCCGCGTCACGCCTCCTGCACCTGACCTTCCTGCTGCCGCTGGTGGTGGGCTATTCGCGCCTCTACCTTGGCAAGCACTACCCTTCCGACGTGCTGGGCGGCTGGCTGGTGGGGCTGCTTGCCGGATACGCGGCGGTGTGGGCGTGGCGGCTGGCCACCGGGCAGCGACGGCCCGCGTGA
- a CDS encoding M23 family metallopeptidase yields the protein MLLGKYHIVILKERDGAHRNLRMRGWFGFVAVSLVLALAGANVWLWGFYSDNLALQRRLAEAERTVEEQNGQMLNMVGKVRTLQADLSRVQQFDSKLRLMMNMEKDAGEAASMGGARSEDFSKSYLPLHRQELLARKMHSFLQQLSTDVRLEEVRQQELVRALRDNREVLAATPSIWPADGYISSTFGMRVSPFTGKGEFHKGIDVINRPGTPIYAPARGTVTLAGVDGAYGNCVVLQHGGGLSTRYAHMQRFVLKEGQTINRGDLVGYIGNSGRSTGPHLHYEVRLNGVCVNPMRYILN from the coding sequence ATGCTGCTCGGCAAGTACCACATCGTCATCCTCAAGGAGCGCGACGGCGCCCACCGCAACCTGCGCATGCGCGGGTGGTTCGGTTTCGTCGCGGTAAGCCTTGTGCTGGCGCTGGCCGGAGCGAACGTGTGGCTGTGGGGCTTCTACTCCGACAACCTGGCGCTACAGCGCCGCCTGGCCGAGGCCGAGCGCACGGTGGAAGAGCAGAACGGACAGATGCTGAACATGGTGGGCAAGGTGCGCACCCTGCAGGCCGACCTTTCGCGCGTGCAGCAGTTCGACTCCAAGCTGCGCCTGATGATGAACATGGAGAAGGACGCCGGGGAGGCCGCATCCATGGGCGGTGCGCGCTCGGAGGATTTTTCCAAGAGCTACCTGCCCCTGCACCGCCAGGAATTGCTGGCCCGCAAGATGCACAGCTTCCTGCAGCAGCTTTCCACCGACGTGCGGCTGGAAGAGGTACGCCAGCAGGAACTGGTGCGCGCCCTGCGTGACAACCGCGAGGTGCTGGCCGCCACCCCCTCCATCTGGCCCGCCGACGGCTACATTTCCTCCACCTTCGGCATGCGCGTCTCGCCGTTTACCGGCAAGGGCGAATTCCACAAGGGCATCGACGTCATCAATCGTCCCGGCACGCCCATCTACGCCCCCGCGCGCGGCACCGTGACCCTTGCCGGGGTGGACGGCGCCTACGGCAACTGCGTGGTGCTGCAACACGGCGGGGGGCTTTCCACCCGCTACGCGCACATGCAGCGCTTCGTGCTGAAGGAAGGCCAGACCATCAACCGGGGCGACCTGGTCGGCTACATCGGCAACTCCGGGCGCAGCACCGGCCCGCACCTGCACTACGAGGTGCGCCTGAACGGGGTGTGCGTCAATCCCATGCGCTACATCCTCAACTAG
- a CDS encoding tRNA 2-thiocytidine biosynthesis TtcA family protein — translation MPREKLSYAQKQCVTAAGKLMQQTAMIHPGARIGVAVSGGMDSWVLLQVLKLRQRIVPFKFEIMALHVNPGFDPHNHAPLLPWLRANGVPAHIEVTDHGPVAHSPANLRNSPCFYCAKLRRTRLFELCKQYGLTHLAFGHNADDLVTTFFMNLVQTGRVDGMSMKEAFFGGRLMVIRPMMLVEKPVIARAVKQWNLPVWTNPCPSAFDSRRSEMTDEVKELCKGSKFAKANIFNGLIRWQLGLTPSDQ, via the coding sequence ATGCCCCGCGAAAAACTGTCCTACGCCCAGAAGCAGTGCGTCACCGCCGCAGGCAAGCTGATGCAGCAGACCGCCATGATCCACCCCGGCGCGCGCATCGGCGTGGCCGTTTCCGGCGGCATGGACAGCTGGGTGCTGTTGCAGGTGCTGAAGCTGCGCCAGCGCATCGTGCCCTTCAAGTTCGAAATCATGGCCCTGCACGTGAACCCCGGCTTCGACCCGCACAACCACGCCCCGCTGCTGCCCTGGCTGCGCGCCAACGGCGTGCCCGCGCACATCGAGGTCACCGACCACGGCCCGGTGGCCCATTCGCCCGCCAACCTGCGCAACTCGCCGTGCTTCTACTGTGCAAAGCTGCGCCGCACCCGGCTGTTCGAACTGTGCAAGCAGTACGGGCTGACCCACCTGGCCTTCGGCCACAACGCCGACGACCTGGTGACCACCTTCTTCATGAACCTGGTCCAGACCGGGCGGGTGGACGGCATGTCCATGAAAGAGGCGTTCTTCGGCGGCAGGTTGATGGTCATCCGCCCCATGATGCTGGTGGAAAAACCGGTCATCGCCCGCGCCGTGAAGCAGTGGAACCTGCCGGTGTGGACAAACCCCTGCCCGTCGGCCTTCGATTCGCGCCGCAGCGAGATGACCGACGAGGTGAAGGAGTTGTGCAAGGGCAGCAAATTTGCGAAAGCAAACATTTTCAATGGGTTAATCCGTTGGCAGCTCGGGTTGACACCGTCGGACCAATAA
- the rpoZ gene encoding DNA-directed RNA polymerase subunit omega, which translates to MARITVEDCQERVDNRFLLVQMAIKRVHQYREGYEALVDSRNKEVVTALREIAAGKVLPDEEARYVETEEDFRAE; encoded by the coding sequence ATGGCCCGCATTACCGTCGAAGACTGCCAGGAACGCGTCGATAACCGTTTCCTTCTCGTGCAGATGGCCATCAAGCGTGTGCATCAGTACCGTGAAGGGTACGAGGCACTGGTCGATTCGCGCAACAAGGAAGTGGTAACCGCCCTGCGCGAGATTGCCGCCGGCAAGGTGCTGCCCGATGAAGAGGCGCGCTACGTGGAGACCGAGGAAGACTTCCGGGCCGAATAG
- the dnaJ gene encoding molecular chaperone DnaJ encodes MSQRDYYEVLGVAQDASEDEIKRQYRKLALQYHPDRNPDNPEAEQMFKEAAEAYDVLRDADKRARYDRFGHAGLNGNGGGHGFANADDVFAHFSDIFGDLFGFATGSSRMRGPRPQAGADLRYNLSISFRQAAKGDEVTLRLPKKVVCDECNGSGAAAGTKPETCRHCGGSGQIRQSQGFFQIAVPCPVCRGEGQVIPTPCPKCKGSGILQQVRELAVRIPAGVDTGNRLRLRGEGEPGLHGGPPGDLYVVVSVEQDKTFRRQGQDLVITHEISFVQAALGDRIEVPTLDDPVTLEIPKGTQSGEVFRLTDQGLPYLGHHQKGDLLVEVRVLTPVNLTKKQEELLREFAKLEEGKPFEKVKKVARKIGKAMGME; translated from the coding sequence ATGAGCCAGCGTGACTATTACGAGGTGCTCGGCGTAGCCCAGGACGCGTCGGAGGACGAGATCAAGCGGCAGTATCGCAAGCTTGCGCTCCAGTACCATCCCGACCGCAATCCGGACAATCCCGAGGCCGAACAGATGTTCAAGGAGGCCGCCGAGGCCTATGACGTGCTGCGCGACGCCGACAAGCGGGCGCGGTACGACCGCTTCGGGCATGCGGGCCTCAATGGCAACGGCGGCGGACATGGCTTCGCCAATGCCGACGACGTGTTCGCGCATTTCAGCGACATCTTCGGCGATCTTTTCGGCTTTGCCACCGGCTCGTCGCGCATGCGCGGTCCGCGTCCCCAGGCCGGGGCAGACCTGCGCTACAACCTGTCCATATCCTTCCGCCAGGCCGCCAAGGGCGACGAAGTCACCCTGCGCCTGCCCAAGAAGGTGGTCTGCGACGAGTGCAACGGTTCCGGCGCGGCAGCGGGCACCAAGCCAGAAACCTGCCGCCACTGTGGCGGCAGCGGGCAGATCCGCCAGAGCCAGGGCTTCTTCCAGATCGCCGTACCCTGTCCCGTGTGCCGGGGCGAAGGCCAGGTCATCCCCACTCCCTGCCCCAAGTGCAAGGGATCGGGCATTCTCCAGCAGGTGCGTGAACTGGCCGTGCGCATTCCCGCCGGGGTGGATACCGGCAACCGCCTGCGCCTGCGCGGCGAGGGCGAGCCGGGGCTGCATGGCGGCCCGCCCGGCGACCTGTACGTGGTCGTCAGCGTGGAGCAGGACAAGACCTTCCGCCGTCAGGGCCAGGACCTGGTGATCACCCACGAGATCAGCTTCGTGCAGGCCGCCCTTGGCGACCGCATCGAGGTGCCCACTCTGGACGATCCGGTGACCCTGGAAATTCCCAAGGGCACCCAGAGCGGCGAGGTGTTTCGCCTGACCGACCAGGGCCTGCCCTACCTTGGGCACCACCAGAAGGGCGACCTGCTGGTGGAGGTGCGCGTGCTGACGCCCGTCAACCTGACCAAGAAGCAGGAAGAACTGCTGCGCGAGTTCGCCAAGCTGGAAGAAGGCAAGCCCTTCGAGAAGGTCAAGAAGGTGGCGCGCAAGATAGGCAAGGCCATGGGCATGGAATAG
- a CDS encoding TolC family protein yields the protein MADSWRTVLLGAGVLLIALSCLAVPCTVPAFAKDAAPALVNDAACPPCASARPRCPASAQSPSQPLGLAQCIALALRNNAGPAAAREGLAMAKAQHRQALSAYWPQLTASSSQTRLDRDLIFIYPENSFDYTVDMGGGPMTMRTTVPEQRIRIADRDIGEFRADLGLLLYDGGRREARVREAEAGQAAAAGEARLTSLQLVHDVTTRYYGVVLARALRDLGRETVQRLEASRDVAEHFYKGGSQRVRKTDWLRAQVGVLGLRSLLAELDSNVELAESALANTLGLPWDGRVRVADTELPAAPETGDLDGAVADAYRLNLDLARFDAGVRAAEARLDDATGEYLPVVSLFGSLSTVTNAYDGGLVAEGERTHGATGLTVELPLFEGFRTQARVEEMRARLRQLAHQRVLLREGVALRVKDAVLQERRAARQAAIGAETEAVATESRALTERAYREGLVDTRELLETQIYEAMVRAARLRALYEAQAAAAARNLVAGTEILEQLREVGYGARALP from the coding sequence ATGGCCGATTCGTGGCGGACGGTCCTGCTTGGGGCGGGGGTGTTGCTGATCGCGCTGTCCTGTCTTGCCGTCCCGTGCACGGTCCCCGCATTTGCGAAAGACGCGGCCCCTGCGCTTGTGAATGACGCGGCATGCCCTCCCTGTGCGTCGGCGCGGCCCCGGTGCCCGGCGTCCGCACAGTCCCCCTCCCAGCCGTTGGGGCTTGCGCAATGCATCGCCCTGGCCCTGCGCAACAACGCGGGGCCAGCGGCCGCGCGCGAGGGGCTGGCCATGGCCAAGGCCCAGCACCGCCAAGCCCTTTCGGCCTACTGGCCGCAGCTCACCGCATCTTCCTCCCAGACCCGGCTCGACCGCGACCTCATCTTCATCTATCCGGAAAATTCCTTCGACTACACCGTGGACATGGGCGGCGGCCCCATGACCATGCGCACCACCGTACCGGAGCAACGCATTCGCATTGCCGATCGCGACATCGGTGAATTTCGGGCGGACCTTGGCCTTCTGCTGTACGATGGTGGCCGCCGCGAAGCCCGCGTGCGCGAGGCCGAGGCCGGGCAGGCCGCCGCCGCCGGAGAGGCGCGCCTGACAAGCCTGCAACTGGTGCACGACGTGACCACCCGCTACTACGGTGTGGTTCTGGCGCGGGCGCTGCGCGACCTTGGCCGGGAAACGGTGCAACGGCTGGAGGCCAGCCGCGATGTGGCCGAGCATTTCTACAAGGGCGGCTCGCAACGGGTGCGCAAGACCGACTGGCTGCGCGCCCAGGTTGGCGTGCTGGGCCTGCGTTCGCTGCTGGCCGAACTGGACTCCAACGTGGAACTGGCGGAATCGGCCCTGGCCAATACCCTGGGGCTGCCGTGGGACGGCCGGGTGCGGGTGGCGGACACGGAATTGCCCGCCGCGCCTGAAACAGGCGACCTGGATGGCGCCGTGGCCGACGCCTACCGCCTGAACCTGGACCTGGCCCGCTTCGATGCCGGGGTGCGCGCGGCAGAGGCCCGGCTGGACGACGCCACCGGCGAATACCTGCCGGTGGTTTCGCTGTTCGGCTCCCTGTCCACGGTGACCAATGCCTACGACGGCGGGCTGGTGGCCGAGGGCGAACGTACGCACGGCGCGACGGGGCTGACCGTGGAGTTGCCGCTGTTCGAAGGTTTTCGCACCCAGGCGCGGGTGGAGGAAATGCGCGCCCGCCTGCGTCAGTTGGCCCACCAGCGCGTGTTGCTGCGCGAAGGCGTGGCCCTGCGCGTGAAGGACGCGGTGCTGCAAGAGCGCCGCGCGGCCCGGCAGGCCGCCATCGGTGCCGAAACCGAGGCCGTGGCCACGGAAAGCCGCGCCCTTACCGAGCGTGCCTACCGCGAAGGCCTGGTGGATACCCGCGAACTGCTGGAAACCCAGATTTACGAGGCCATGGTCCGCGCGGCGCGGCTGCGCGCCCTGTACGAGGCGCAGGCGGCCGCCGCCGCGCGCAATCTTGTGGCGGGCACCGAGATTCTCGAACAGCTGCGGGAGGTGGGCTATGGCGCCCGTGCGCTGCCCTGA
- a CDS encoding PhnD/SsuA/transferrin family substrate-binding protein produces MAPVRCPESSARSIRSGLSGRHVRKLLPLPALLMLLCAMAWARPVPAASAELRLGYVEYFLPGVDRKDVALAVQLWARRYVETERGLGVQLSAYGSRAEIRAALVAGRLDVVHLPTVDYLLLSREMDLKPFGVPVTDGEYGERYVLLVPKGSGITRLGQLRGKRLLVQAMSLGPESLPARWLERQLREQGLPPTAKHFVSVEYEVQPSRVLLPVFFGQAPACLVTERSLRTMTELNPQIGERLERIAVSQPLVDFVMCLAPSVDPSLAPRYAELGLGLSDNPWGRQMLLLLQLDGIAPFRPEAIEPARRLVEP; encoded by the coding sequence ATGGCGCCCGTGCGCTGCCCTGAGTCTTCCGCCCGCTCCATACGGTCTGGCCTGTCTGGCCGACATGTCAGGAAGCTGCTGCCCCTGCCTGCGCTGCTGATGCTGCTGTGCGCCATGGCCTGGGCCCGGCCCGTGCCTGCCGCCTCGGCGGAACTGCGCCTCGGGTACGTGGAATATTTCCTGCCCGGCGTGGACCGCAAGGACGTGGCCCTTGCCGTGCAGTTGTGGGCGCGCCGCTACGTGGAGACAGAGCGGGGCCTTGGCGTGCAACTGTCGGCTTACGGATCGCGGGCCGAAATTCGCGCGGCGCTGGTGGCGGGGCGACTGGACGTGGTGCACCTGCCCACCGTGGACTATCTGCTGCTGTCGCGCGAGATGGACCTGAAGCCCTTCGGTGTGCCCGTCACCGACGGCGAATACGGTGAGCGCTACGTGCTGCTGGTGCCCAAGGGGTCGGGTATCACCCGGCTCGGGCAATTGCGCGGCAAGCGGCTGCTGGTGCAGGCCATGTCCCTGGGGCCCGAAAGCCTGCCCGCGCGCTGGCTGGAGCGGCAACTGCGCGAGCAGGGGCTGCCCCCGACCGCGAAGCACTTCGTGTCCGTCGAGTACGAGGTACAGCCCTCGCGCGTGCTGCTGCCGGTGTTCTTTGGGCAGGCCCCGGCCTGCCTTGTCACCGAGCGGTCGTTGCGCACCATGACCGAGCTGAACCCCCAGATCGGGGAGCGCTTGGAGCGCATTGCCGTTTCGCAGCCGCTCGTAGATTTCGTGATGTGCCTTGCGCCGTCGGTGGACCCTTCGCTGGCGCCGCGCTACGCGGAACTGGGCCTGGGGCTTTCGGACAACCCGTGGGGCAGGCAGATGTTGCTGCTGCTGCAACTGGACGGCATCGCGCCGTTCCGGCCAGAGGCCATCGAACCCGCGCGTCGCCTGGTGGAACCATGA
- a CDS encoding EAL domain-containing protein yields MIIAAVLGMIIPYQQGVLRRGMESQADKLASSVAEVAASALAAEDYAALVDHCTGVLHRQLGLEYIVVTRVDGSSLVFRRGGWGFRAAPHALAGAAAQPEQPSGFRRGLPPGTDAPAADWSAQWLGGMSGQAGVLDSTDTAADPNASASRPDAASAPGPASAPDLTAKAATADGPEVYHHLLPVERAGISICTVAVGLALDGYRAEQRAAWWHIGALTAMAMLVALATALLLSRTVTRTVLQLSDWVRSIGPGNMGQRIQIRTGDELEGLGSAFNGMLDLLEASQRELNEAHRELERRVRDRTAQLCDANAKLHLMGEVFTHAVEGIFITDSAGMVVAVNPAFERITGVDAQSMVGRLSPTLGMVPVGGTRSVWDEMLEHGSWIGETRGPHRDGWQIPQWLSLVSIRDEAGVILNCVGVFSDITDIKQKEAQITHQANHDDLTGLPNRKHIFELLREAIAKASVRGQKLAVVFIDMDGFKFINDSYDHATGDQLLCDVARRLRAALRPGDILGRLGGDEFVAAVGGISDKGHLDGIMRRLFETFAEPFEYGGMGFSVTASFGVSVYPDDGDSANALLSRADIAMYRAKDMGKNAIALFCEEQCLEFTRRYRMDQDIKAAIAGREFRLVYQPITDARTLRVRKVEALLRWERDGTVVAPPSVFIPVAESSNSIREITRLVVEMACAQHAAWRLEGLTLPVAVNISSRCLNSDETISHIAACLNAYDVPPDALEVEITETSLMQNYERGNAMLCTLRDLGVRVSLDDFGTGYSSLQYLARMPIHALKIDRTFVQELLDEGGSLEIVETILGLARSLRLATVAEGVETAAQLSALRGMGVDYLQGYCLARPLPADDILTLCRRGMRLVPKDVEG; encoded by the coding sequence ATGATCATTGCGGCCGTCCTTGGCATGATCATTCCGTACCAGCAGGGGGTATTGCGCCGGGGCATGGAATCGCAGGCCGACAAGCTGGCCTCTTCGGTGGCCGAGGTGGCCGCCAGCGCCCTGGCGGCGGAAGACTACGCCGCCCTTGTCGATCATTGCACCGGCGTGCTGCACCGGCAGTTGGGGCTGGAATACATCGTGGTCACCCGCGTGGACGGATCGTCGCTGGTCTTCCGGCGCGGTGGCTGGGGATTCCGGGCGGCACCGCATGCCCTTGCCGGCGCTGCCGCCCAGCCGGAACAACCCAGCGGTTTTCGGCGCGGGCTGCCCCCCGGCACGGATGCCCCGGCGGCAGACTGGAGCGCCCAGTGGCTGGGCGGCATGAGCGGGCAGGCGGGCGTCCTGGATTCCACGGACACCGCCGCTGACCCGAATGCTTCCGCCAGTCGCCCCGATGCGGCCAGTGCTCCCGGCCCGGCCAGTGCTCCGGATTTGACCGCCAAGGCCGCAACCGCCGACGGGCCGGAAGTATACCACCATCTGCTGCCCGTGGAACGGGCGGGCATTTCCATCTGCACCGTGGCCGTGGGGCTTGCCCTGGACGGCTACCGGGCGGAGCAGCGCGCCGCGTGGTGGCACATCGGCGCGCTGACGGCCATGGCCATGCTGGTGGCCCTGGCCACGGCGCTGCTGCTGTCGCGCACGGTGACCCGCACCGTGTTGCAACTGTCCGACTGGGTGCGCTCCATCGGTCCCGGCAACATGGGCCAGCGCATCCAGATACGTACCGGCGACGAACTGGAGGGGCTGGGCAGCGCCTTCAACGGCATGCTCGACCTGCTGGAGGCCTCGCAGCGAGAGCTGAACGAGGCCCACCGCGAACTGGAACGCCGCGTGCGCGACCGCACCGCCCAGCTGTGCGACGCCAACGCCAAGCTGCACCTGATGGGCGAGGTGTTCACCCACGCTGTGGAGGGCATCTTCATCACCGACAGCGCGGGCATGGTGGTGGCCGTCAACCCGGCCTTCGAGCGCATCACCGGCGTGGACGCGCAATCCATGGTGGGGCGTCTTTCCCCGACCCTGGGCATGGTGCCCGTGGGCGGCACGCGCAGCGTGTGGGACGAGATGCTGGAGCACGGATCGTGGATCGGCGAGACGCGTGGACCGCACCGCGACGGCTGGCAGATTCCGCAGTGGCTGAGCCTGGTGTCCATCCGCGACGAGGCCGGGGTGATCCTGAACTGCGTGGGGGTGTTCTCGGACATCACCGACATCAAGCAGAAGGAAGCGCAGATCACCCATCAGGCCAACCACGACGACCTGACCGGCCTGCCCAACCGCAAGCACATTTTCGAACTGCTGCGCGAGGCCATCGCCAAGGCATCCGTGCGCGGGCAGAAGCTGGCCGTGGTCTTCATCGACATGGACGGCTTCAAGTTCATCAACGATTCGTACGACCACGCCACCGGCGACCAGTTGCTGTGCGACGTGGCCCGGCGGCTGCGCGCGGCCCTGCGGCCCGGCGACATCCTGGGGCGGCTGGGCGGCGACGAATTCGTGGCGGCGGTGGGCGGCATCAGCGACAAGGGGCATCTGGACGGCATCATGCGGCGGCTGTTCGAAACCTTTGCCGAGCCGTTCGAGTACGGCGGCATGGGCTTTTCGGTCACGGCCAGCTTTGGCGTTTCGGTCTACCCCGACGACGGCGATTCGGCCAACGCCCTGCTGTCGCGCGCGGACATCGCCATGTACCGCGCGAAAGACATGGGCAAGAACGCCATTGCCCTGTTCTGCGAGGAACAGTGCCTGGAATTCACCCGGCGCTACCGCATGGACCAGGACATCAAGGCGGCCATTGCCGGGCGCGAGTTCCGGCTGGTGTACCAGCCCATCACCGACGCGCGCACCCTGCGGGTGCGCAAGGTGGAGGCGCTGCTGCGCTGGGAGCGCGACGGCACCGTGGTGGCCCCGCCTTCGGTGTTCATCCCCGTGGCTGAAAGTTCCAATTCCATCCGCGAGATAACCCGGCTGGTGGTGGAAATGGCCTGCGCCCAGCACGCCGCGTGGCGGCTGGAGGGGCTGACCCTGCCGGTGGCGGTGAACATTTCGTCGCGCTGCCTGAACAGCGATGAGACCATCAGCCACATCGCCGCGTGCCTGAACGCCTACGACGTGCCCCCGGACGCGCTGGAGGTGGAGATTACCGAAACCTCGCTGATGCAGAACTACGAGCGCGGCAACGCCATGCTGTGCACCCTGCGCGACCTTGGGGTGCGCGTTTCGCTGGACGACTTCGGCACCGGGTATTCGTCGTTGCAGTACCTTGCGCGCATGCCCATCCATGCCCTGAAGATAGACCGCACCTTCGTGCAGGAACTGCTGGACGAGGGCGGCAGCCTGGAGATCGTGGAAACCATCCTGGGGCTGGCGCGCAGCCTGCGCCTGGCCACGGTGGCCGAGGGAGTGGAGACGGCGGCCCAGCTTTCCGCCCTGCGCGGCATGGGGGTGGACTATCTGCAAGGCTACTGCCTTGCCCGGCCCCTGCCCGCCGACGACATCCTGACCCTGTGCCGCAGGGGGATGCGGCTGGTGCCCAAGGACGTGGAGGGGTAG